In Oryzias melastigma strain HK-1 linkage group LG16, ASM292280v2, whole genome shotgun sequence, a single genomic region encodes these proteins:
- the hamp gene encoding hepcidin-1 isoform X2 — protein MKAFSIAVAVTLVLAFICIQESSAIPVNGVTELEEAASNDTPVAARHEMSMQSWMMPNHIREKRQSHLSMCSVCCNCCKNYKGCGFCCRF, from the exons atgaaggcaTTCAGCATTGCAGTTGCAGTGACACTCGTGCTCGCCTTTATTTGCATCCAGGAGAGCTCTGCCATCCCAGTCAATGGG GTCACAGAGCTGGAAGAAGCAGCAAGCAATGACACTCCAGTTGCGGCACGTCACGAGATGTCAATGCAATCGTGGATG ATGCCAAACCACATCAGGGAAAAGCGGCAGAGCCACCTCTCCATGTGCAGCGTGTGCTGCAACTGCTGCAAGAACTACAAGGGCTGCGGTTTCTGCTGCAGGTTCTGA
- the LOC112143570 gene encoding upstream stimulatory factor 2 isoform X2 codes for MDMLEQSLDTASQEKQEEEVVQASEDGTGEEQAAVAIASVQQAAAFGDHNIQYQFRTESGQVTYRVVQVTDQHLDGREDAGGAVSVVSTAAFTGAPQAVAQAVIQNPFSNGGSPAGEAVGGETRFAYFPATAVSDGAVSVQATTDPTLTQAGGQFYVMMTPPDVIQTGTPRTIAPRTQPYPAKMDGPRTPRDERRRAQHNEVERRRRDKINNWIVTLSKIIPDCSMDSTKTGASKGGILSKACDYIRELRQSNQRLQESLKEVERIQMDNELCRQQIEELKNENALLRAQLQQHGIEMVGETPPQ; via the exons ATGGATATGCTTGAACAGAGTCTGGACACCGCAAG CCAAGAAAagcaagaagaagaagttgTGCAAGCTAGTGAAG ACGGAACAGGGGAAGAGCAGGCGGCTGTAGCCATAGCCAGTGTTCAGCAGGCGGCAGCATTTGGTGACCATAACATTCAGTATCAGTTTCGCACTGAGAGCGGCCAG gttaCGTATCGTGTTGTCCAAGTGACTGACCAGCACCTGGATGGAAGAGAAGATGCTGGAGGAGCAGTGAGCGTCGTCTCGACAGCAGCTTTTACCGGGGCTCCTCAGGCTGTGGCTCag GCTGTGATCCAAAACCCTTTCAGCAATGGAGGAAGCCCAGCAGGAGAGGCGGTGGGAGGCGAGACCCGCTTCGCTTACTTCCCTGCGACTGCGGTGAGCGACGGCGCCGTGTCTGTGCAGGCCACCACAGACCCCACGCTCACACAAGCAGGGG GTCAGTTTTACGTGATGATGACGCCCCCTGATGTCATCCAGACGGGAACACCGCGAACCATCGCCCCACGCACACAGCCGTACCCCGC gaaaatggatggacctCGAACGCCGAGAGATGAAAGGAGAAGAGCACAACATAATGAAG ttgaaagGCGAAGAAGAGACAAGATTAACAACTGGATTGTCACTCTTTCAAAGATTATCCCAGACTGCAGTATGGACAGCACCAAGACTGGAGCA AGTAAAGGAGGCATCTTGTCGAAAGCCTGCGACTACATCCGGGAGCTCAGGCAAAGCAACCAGCGACTCCAGGAGAGTCTGAAGGAAGTGGAGAGGATACAAATGGACAATGAGTTGTGCAGGCAGCAG ATTGAAGAACTGAAGAACGAAAACGCTTTGCTCCGAGCGCAGCTCCAGCAACACGGCATCGAGATGGTCGGAGAGACTCCGCCGCAGTAA
- the LOC112143570 gene encoding upstream stimulatory factor 2 isoform X1 gives MDMLEQSLDTASQEKQEEEVVQASEDGTGEEQAAVAIASVQQAAAFGDHNIQYQFRTESGQVTYRVVQVTDQHLDGREDAGGAVSVVSTAAFTGAPQAVAQAVIQNPFSNGGSPAGEAVGGETRFAYFPATAVSDGAVSVQATTDPTLTQAGGQFYVMMTPPDVIQTGTPRTIAPRTQPYPADENELLQQEGLNWKMDGPRTPRDERRRAQHNEVERRRRDKINNWIVTLSKIIPDCSMDSTKTGASKGGILSKACDYIRELRQSNQRLQESLKEVERIQMDNELCRQQIEELKNENALLRAQLQQHGIEMVGETPPQ, from the exons ATGGATATGCTTGAACAGAGTCTGGACACCGCAAG CCAAGAAAagcaagaagaagaagttgTGCAAGCTAGTGAAG ACGGAACAGGGGAAGAGCAGGCGGCTGTAGCCATAGCCAGTGTTCAGCAGGCGGCAGCATTTGGTGACCATAACATTCAGTATCAGTTTCGCACTGAGAGCGGCCAG gttaCGTATCGTGTTGTCCAAGTGACTGACCAGCACCTGGATGGAAGAGAAGATGCTGGAGGAGCAGTGAGCGTCGTCTCGACAGCAGCTTTTACCGGGGCTCCTCAGGCTGTGGCTCag GCTGTGATCCAAAACCCTTTCAGCAATGGAGGAAGCCCAGCAGGAGAGGCGGTGGGAGGCGAGACCCGCTTCGCTTACTTCCCTGCGACTGCGGTGAGCGACGGCGCCGTGTCTGTGCAGGCCACCACAGACCCCACGCTCACACAAGCAGGGG GTCAGTTTTACGTGATGATGACGCCCCCTGATGTCATCCAGACGGGAACACCGCGAACCATCGCCCCACGCACACAGCCGTACCCCGC AGATGAAAacgagctgctgcagcaggaaggtTTAAACTG gaaaatggatggacctCGAACGCCGAGAGATGAAAGGAGAAGAGCACAACATAATGAAG ttgaaagGCGAAGAAGAGACAAGATTAACAACTGGATTGTCACTCTTTCAAAGATTATCCCAGACTGCAGTATGGACAGCACCAAGACTGGAGCA AGTAAAGGAGGCATCTTGTCGAAAGCCTGCGACTACATCCGGGAGCTCAGGCAAAGCAACCAGCGACTCCAGGAGAGTCTGAAGGAAGTGGAGAGGATACAAATGGACAATGAGTTGTGCAGGCAGCAG ATTGAAGAACTGAAGAACGAAAACGCTTTGCTCCGAGCGCAGCTCCAGCAACACGGCATCGAGATGGTCGGAGAGACTCCGCCGCAGTAA
- the hamp gene encoding hepcidin-1 isoform X1: MKAFSIAVAVTLVLAFICIQESSAIPVNGQVTELEEAASNDTPVAARHEMSMQSWMMPNHIREKRQSHLSMCSVCCNCCKNYKGCGFCCRF; this comes from the exons atgaaggcaTTCAGCATTGCAGTTGCAGTGACACTCGTGCTCGCCTTTATTTGCATCCAGGAGAGCTCTGCCATCCCAGTCAATGGG CAGGTCACAGAGCTGGAAGAAGCAGCAAGCAATGACACTCCAGTTGCGGCACGTCACGAGATGTCAATGCAATCGTGGATG ATGCCAAACCACATCAGGGAAAAGCGGCAGAGCCACCTCTCCATGTGCAGCGTGTGCTGCAACTGCTGCAAGAACTACAAGGGCTGCGGTTTCTGCTGCAGGTTCTGA